In the genome of Cyclopterus lumpus isolate fCycLum1 chromosome 19, fCycLum1.pri, whole genome shotgun sequence, the window CTGATTGAGCTGCGTTCAGGACGAATGCAGCGTGCGAGGttcaatgaatgatgatgagaAATGCTGGCAAAATAATCTCAAGAACCCTTATTagcttttttaatacatttaaatctatattttaatacatttaaagctatattttatatattttatatgataTAAAACAGGGTACATTCTATTTGCTAATAAAGGCCATGAGATGTGGTCAGACCTCAAAGAAAGCTCTTAAGATTTTATGaatttcttttaatcaaactactgtttacattacatttgtctgatctttttttcttactgCTTAAACTCATCATCAGAGAAATCAGATCCAAAACAATACAATTGAGTCTGTCCCatcattaaaatacaaatgtcagATGCTCCTGGCATCTGTGTTGACAACGTGGTCTTTGCATGTTTGAAATCTAGTTGTAATAGCAGCGCATGTGTGAATAGTGATgagacgatgatgaagatgaagacgatgaCTCACCATGCGACTTTAAAGATAAGTTTGGCACCATGTCTACCATGTGTCTGCGTACTGTGTGTACACTGTGAATCCTGAggaacacaaagcacacactTTAGAAATGTCCGTTTGATGTAAGGACTAAAATAAAACCAGCTGTCCCAGGATTTACATGTATACTAGAAATAATTGTGGCAAAAAGTCTGAAATCACTCACCACAAGCAAGAATTTGTCAATTGTAACCAAACACACCAGATTAGCTTCATCATCGTCTCATCACTATTCACACATGCGCTGCTATTAAAACTAGATTCCAAAAAAAGACCTCAACATACCAGGAGCATCTGAAATTCAAACAACACGTCTTCTTTATTACTGATGTCCTATCCTTTCATTTGTGTCTCCGTTACAATGCCTGACTCTCTTTATTAATGTATATCTCCTGTCTCTCACCATTAATTGTATTTCCatacaaatgtatatttcacatctttcagtttgtctttgtaAACGGTATCAAAGTACTCTGCCTCTGCCGGGGTTAGCAGGTTTTTCCAGTCTCCAGCAATTCCTGAAACACAACATGTAAGAGCAGGAATCGTAATGAAATTATGTGTGTAATGAGCTCCTTATTGTAAATGATGCTTTTAATGTAATTTTCCTATACAGTATTAAGTCTGTAAAGCAGTTAGACATACAAGTATGAGTAGTCACTCCTAGAAAGTGTGCTTAGTTCTATGAATCGCATGCAAACAGTGGAATTGAAATAGTATTTTATTCATTGGAACTCACATTTCCTGAGAAATTCAGACTTTGTCTGGTCCATGATTTTGTCCAGAAATGTTaagtagtttgacattttgttccgCTTCATGTTCTTGAACAGACATCGGTCCGTTATCTTCAGGTCCTGCACCGCAGAGAAACACAGACCGCcttgcattgtttgtttgttttgattccTGCAAAAGCCCTCTGGTCGTGTCCCTTAGTGGGCGCCACCACGCCCACTAagggagacaggaagtgtataCTGGTTCAAAACCATTGGCGGAGCTCGTCACGCCTCGTCTTTGTCACAGAGCATCTTTGGTTCTACTTTGTGTTTGAGGCTCATGAGCAAATGTGAGTGCGGCAGCACGCTAAACTAAGTTAGTAGAACCTACATTATTTTACACACACTGTACGTCATAAAGGAATGCCAAAAGCTGTGCTGAATGACGGCCTCATAGAGACGCTGCATGGCTGTGGACTTTTTGTTCAGACTTTGAGGCAGTTTTGatagcttgttgttgttgttgaaaagcTCACCAATATCATCTCTTCATAGGAGATGTGCATCACGTTTCCTTGGTCCTCAGCATTCAGCCAGCTCTTCACATGATCAAACCACGAGCCATACACAACTGggagaaaaaatagaaaacgcATTAACTATTATTTTACAGCAATGCACATGTTCCATCTTATCATTATCCATTTTAATCTTATTGCCAATACGATGGTTCAAGGTAACTTGCCTTTTACTCGCAAAAGTATTATGTTTATTGACAAATGTGTTGTATCGAAATAAAATTGAGAACAACCTTTTCCTTCAAGGAACGTGTGGAGGAACTCGCTCTGCTGGCCCGGGTTTACCATGTGGGCGGCCATCCCATAATAATAAAAGGCAGATGTGAACACATCTTTGGGGTTCCTCATCACGTTGATGACCTGAAATGATGTGATCACATCCATTATTGATTCCGATTTGTCCGTGAACACCAATCAGTGAAGATGTAAGGACCTCGGATTTACCCTCGGATTGACTTCAAAGAAGGACGGGGGCATCATGTTGAGGTTGAGGTTGAGGTTGAGGGCGGAGGCCTGAGTCTCCTCCAGCCAGGGAACACGCTCCCAGGAAGGGAGAATCTCAACAGAGGCCGGATCTCCTCCGCTCACGATGAGAGGGACAATCTCCTGCGTCCATGTCGTACCTGAGGAGTGTATAGGACAGCAGAAATGTCCTGAAATATGTATTTGGACTTTATAGCTATTAGTTTATCatgattttttaattaataatttgtaaTGTTTTGGTGTATATCTActccaactacacacacacacacacgcacacagacacacacggacacgacATTCCTTTAAAGTTTCTGTCGACCTGCTGTGGGAGTTGTTGGAATGAAACTGAACATATTTGTCTTCTTACATCTGTCATCTCATTTGTGGTGCTTTAAGAACAAGTCCTGTGTCTGCtcttcaggtggaggagggggagatgccGCTGCAGGCGTAAGCAATTCAAGTTGAGCTATCGGGTCAATCTGCAAGGACATTCTGGAGACAAGCATCCAACCACAAAGGTACTCCTGCCATGTTGGGAAAGTGAAAGGGCTAAACAGGACTGTTTTGCGTGGAGCAGTGCTCACAAGAGATATGGCATTGACTCAAATAACCTTCACTTCTACAGTACCGGTATCGTCAACACCACCATGGCTATTTCCCTCAGTATCGGTTGATAATTATGTTCTTATTTTAAACAAAGTCCAAGGACTTAATATTGGTAATATTGCAGGAGTGGTGGAGGATAGACTACATACAATATATCTATCATTTACACCAGTATACACAGATGGATCTAAAGATCCTAATACAGGTAGAACTGGATTTACTCCACCACTCCATCCTTTCAGTATGAGGGGAGACTgagggtcagtggttagcaggtccgtctttcaaccagggggttggtggttcaatccccgccttagtcgatgtgtccttgagcaagacacttaaccctgaattgctccctgtagctgtgtctacagtgtatgaatgtaacatggtaagtcgctttggataaaagcgtcagctaaatgacatgtaatgtaaaagtcaaACAAAGATCATCAGACCATCTGTCGGTGTATACAGTTATACATTGGCCATTTTAACAGCACTGcagtgggtggaggagggtcaggGAAGTCATCATTTGTTCCGATTCCAGTtcagtattattatcattacaatCATTTACATCAAATAGAAGGCAGGATTTAGTCAATGAAATGTACGAAACACTGTTCCGACTTAGTCATTTGGGCATTCTGGAATCGTTCATGTGGGTGCCAGCACATGGAGGGGTAAAAGGAAATGAAGCGGCAGACAAATTAGCGAAGAAAGGATTGGATTGTGACAACaagacagacattttatttcGCAAAACCGAAACTAAATCAATAAGCAAAAGAAACATTATACAGGAATAGCAGCACAGTTGGGACGCTGGAGGCACAGGGAGACATCTCTATGCTATTCTGACGGAAGTTGTCAAAGGGAGGATAACcagaggaaacactgcagaagaaaatatattaaccAGACTGAGGTTTGGACACACAAGGCTGAATAAAACCatgcaattaataaataaacacccaaCAGGACTATGTGAACACTGCAATATGCCGGAAACAGTAGAGCACATCATTTGTCATTGCCAGAAGTTCatagtggagagagacaggctgaagaggaagctggaagTAGAGGAAATACAGTTAAAGGATGCATTAACCTGGGGGGCAGGAAAGGTGCTGACATATCTGAAGGAAACTGGGCTGAGTGGAAGGATATAGGTTAggtgttaatatatatatatatttttttgttggttttgtttataaatatgtgtattttttttcattttttttcatttcttttaattttggAGGGATAGAGAACTCTGGTCCATACCCCAGGACAGTataggtggcggtaatgcaccttttgttggatgccatccgccataaaatccccaaaagaagaagaagacccaTGAAGAAGAATCCTGTCAAGccttgcaattttctttattgattAACCTGCATATTGTTTTCTCAATTAATCATTTAGTGTTTGAAATATCTAAGTCGTGAAAAAAGGCCCAACACAACCTCATTTGTCAAACCAACAGTAGAAAAGATatctaatttattattatatatacatgacACCAAAAAGCAGCAAATTCTCACATCTGAGAAGCTAGAACCAGGAAATGTTTTAAcagattatcaaaatagttaaataatgtttttatattattattaatcactattatttttatttgtggacTATGCCACGACATTTGTACAGGATAGTTCATACATTAAATGTAATTCACGTAACACAAGTGACATATCAGTAGTCAATAGCCACTCTTCTCTTCTGGTTTCAGCTGTTCAGTGACACCACCTCCCTGTacacacagaccacagaccagCCAGAGTCTCAGACAGACAATCCACTAAACAGCCCCTGGACCACCACTGCTGACTCAGAGCACATGGACTCTGACCCACAGCAAGAAGCCCCCATCAACCCCCATCCAGAACTATTCTGCAGTGATCACAACACCAGCTTCCTGTTCGGAGCTGATCGCAGCTTCAGTGAACCGTGCCCAGACTCGATGGTGCAGGAGGGCAACACGGATTTCAGACTCGACCTGAGTTCCTCCTTCGACAGCCCAGATGTTCCCCTCCAGAGGAGCTGGACCGGCAGTGATCCGTGGAGGGAGGAGgccagaggcagagaggagggggtgtttTCTGGCTGGAGACCCAGAGCTGGAGCGGTGGGGAGAGTTGTCGGAAGAGCAAACGATGAGTGGACACACAGAGCTCCATCAAACCTCAGTGTCGACACTCGAAGTCCAACTGGAGAGTCCTTTCCAGCTGGACTCCACATTCGGCCACAGCCACATGCTGCAGCCGCCAGCCAACAGTCAGAGCTGCACTTCCTCTGCGGTCTAGCATCCAGACATCCAGCACAACTCCTACGGTCTGAGCCCTCCCACAGAGGTCGCGTCGTGGGGTCGAGGTCAAAACAGAGACGACTGCCTCGCGAGTAGCAGAGAGACACCGACGATTTCAGCTCACTATGGCGCCAAATGCTGGATGGgacaagagaggaagaggaggggcgaGGCTGCCGGTTTGGTTGGAACAGGTGAGTGATGGACGCTAAAGGTCCATCACTCACCTGTTCCAACCAAACCATCCACACGTCAGCTGTTCGGAGTTGATCGGTTCCCCAGAAGGAGCCGCCGAGCTCAGATCGACGGTTTGGCCGACAGGAGCTCGGGTCCGACACCGAGGTCCGTGAGCCGCTGCTCCTCCGGACACGGTGTAGATCTGCCACAGCACCACCAAGCACAGGACGAGCAATATagaataatacaacaataaaaacattaaaagagcACAACATGTTTAGTTAGTATCCAGAATTATCATGAATTTTAATAGAGCATTTTCATATTGTGATTCCATCTTCAAATGTGAAGGAATCATTGCACTTAAGACAGTTTTTAATAATTAACGAATTATTATCATTCAgctttttaatttgctttttaaaaataaagagtgACATCAAAGTGTTTGAATTCATCCACATGTTTCTTCTTTGAGCAGATGTCAGGTCAGTTTCTATACGGCAACATTTGAGTGATTTTGGTGGAACTTTTCATTTCCTCACGTCGTGGTCTGATGCGCGTGTGTTTACATAGATAATGGTTATATGATATTAGCTCTGaatatcaaatatcaaactttttaaatgtcagacagCCTAGCTTTTAGACTGCTATATGTTGCACTGAGGATTCGTGCCATGTTGTCTGATCTTGCTTGTCTACAGATGCCGTCAGAAAGAATCACATCACACGATGAGATTCTGAAACATGCAATTCGGTGGTTCAACCTGGCAGCAGACCGGGGCAGCTCCAGGAGGCGTGCCGCTGTCAACACCCCCCACTGAACAAACTGgaatgtgtattttatattattgtgtacATGTCATACATGTGATGGTCTAACATCCTTGTAAATGGATGtactttaaccctttaatgtcctCACCAAGAAAAattatttctttgcattttattattctttGGGGCAGTAATGACAACAATCtcccaacattttttttacatacctCACAGTTTTGTATATACAGGTGTCTACCAAACGGTTGAGATGTCACTACATGGTATAAGTagttacatatatacaaataccaAAACAGTCGATTCAAAGGGAACAAGGTAAAACCgcaaagtgtctttgagtattatgaaaagcgctatataaattaaatgcattattattattattattattaaaacacagaaacacattgcATTTATAACATTTTAGTCTCAACACTCCTCAACTGTGCATTAGATCCACTTTATTGCTGGTTTGCATTCAAACACAGGAAAACATTGACATTTCCATCTCGACACACCCTTTGGACACAGGTTGCACCTCCCACGCTTGTCACAATGTCCACAGTTGTCATAACGCACATCTGGTTTTGGTAAATAAAATTACATGTATTAGCTTAGAATTACTACGTTTACCATGAAATGATAAATCAACCGTTCGGTAACAACTATTTTTTCAGGTCCGTTTCCAGCTTCCAGCTTCCAGCTTCCCACGGGGTCATGGAAACCTGCAACAGTCGTCGAGCCAGCAGGTACCCAGAGGTTCGACAACATTCGCACTGATGGAGGTCACGTGCTCAGGCGTAACCAGCGTCACCTCTTGCAGACGTGTGAAAGTGGCGCAGACCAGGTTCCTCCACCAAACAACCACCAGATGGAGCCCGAGGACGCTGAGTCTCAAACAGTCCAGCAGGACCAAAAAACCACCAGTGGAGCCTGGAGACATATTGGACTTGTGACTCAACCGAAGAATatgttcatgaaaataaaaatgttacagTGAAATGCTGCGGAGCAACAAACTGCCAATAACTGctaatggttttcttttttccttcagtATAATAGTGTTCATGCAGATTTGACATACATATGtcattctgaaatgtttaagTGGATAATGTTTACTATTCCATTTGGCAGCTATAGCCATGTTTTATTACAAAAGAAGGGGGATGTAGTATCTTGACTACTTCCTGTTCAATAAAGATGGACGCACCGCGCTCGAAAAGACAAGCTGGTATTAAGTGTTTTACTTAGACAATTTACTGTCAGTATACACATAACATactacattaaacacacacagaagtacACCGACGGTATGTCATAGGAGGTTAtggatatgtatatacatatacatatgtatataataatatacatatatatatgtataataatatacatatatatatatacttcgtGAAGTAGAAGGACgggggcctccgaccctgtattgactatcgccaactgaacgacataacggtcaagaacaatttcaattcagtttattttgtatagccaaatatcacaaattacaaatttgcctcagagggctttacaatctgtacacatacgacatccctgtcccttTACACATGCTCTGTCCTGCCTGCGTGCACCCGgcaagaggaggtggagggacgTGATGAGGTGGAGAAATGAGCTGAAGGGACGAGGTGGAGAGTGTGTGGATGCTGGTTTGTGTTACAGCCActaggtggagagagaggagagttggTGGAGTCGTGATACTACGGGTTCAGTGCTTTTATTCAGTGCTGGAGCTTTTTGAACTCTGCAAGATCATGTCACATAATATCACATCACATAATATCATGTAGCGACCCTCCCTGTGAAGGGGCTGGTATATTCTATATCATAAATGTATATAACTGTGTTGTTTCCAGTTAAAAACTAATTCATTTAATCTTCAGTGTGACTGAATGGAAACACCAATGGAggattaaaatgtatttaactaactattaaaacagcttttttttttaaaagttcatGGGTAATATAAACAGGTATGATacataataattacaataaactATGAACCCTGCCATAAAGGAAAACAATGAATTGGCTGACTCACTTTCTGTGAATCTGAGCCAACCGGGAAAAATAAGTGACAATATGTTTTTTGATGGTTCGTTTAGCAAAATCATGTAGCAACCAGTCAAATGACTTCATCCAGATGATGGATAAAAAACACTGAATCTAAATCCATGATATTACACCTAAGTTGCTGCTTGTTACTGTTGACTGATGGGCTGATGGCGGCTGGTTGAACATTTTTGAACACATCGACTGGACGTGGTCTCGAACTGAAATCTTTTCTGGTGGTCTTGACAACAGCCCTGCATAGGAGTCTTCTACTGCTCAAAATCAGAGCTGGATCAGAAATAGCAGCAGTGATGTTTGGAACCCAAATTCGCTGGAATCACGCTATCACAATGTAAATGAGAATGCTGCAAACACTACATTGAGCAGCTGAAACCCTGGTGCTCAGTTTCACCAGGAAGTAGCTCATTGTATAGTGCATTCAAAAAAAGTCTTCACAATCACATATCATTTTGTTCAGGTCCATGTTCTGGGCTTGAATGTTCAACACGCTCTTAAAGTCATCTGTAAGTGCGCTCGTTGTGCATTAACAGTCTTGATTAAAAGACAGCGTCAGCAGTCGGCCATCCAATCAGAGCGGGCCACCAGTAACCTCAGTCTGTCACCCGATGACTGGATCAGCTCCTTTCCACTAACGGAGACACAGAGGTGGAAGAGATATGTTATCCAAAtttgatatttaaatgtaggtttGCTCAGATCGTTCTCACCTCTGGTAGTCCAGTCCGAGCAGACTGACTCCGTTAACGGCCAGGATCCTGTCTCCTGGTACCAGCTTTGCACACCGGGCTGCGGGGGAGTCCGGGACCACCGCACGGACGAAGACGCCTTTCACCCTCGTGGAAGTGTCCTAGAAGATGAGGTCAATGCATCATGGCTCACTGCAACTTCTTTTAATCCCACATAAAAAAGTTTAAATTGTCTTTCGGAAGCTGACTCAAGATTTCAGAGTTCCCACAATCAAAGTTGTTTGAAACCAAACTTAACTTTGTTGCTCCTGACAAGGGTCTCAAAGTCTGTAGTTAGAGTAGACAAAGTCACTCTGAGGTCGTAGAAGTGTAGTAGAGAGGAGTGAGGTCATAGTAATGTAGTAGTGAGTACTGAgatcatagtagtgtagtagtgaggtcatagtagtgtagtagacCATAGACCATCGAAGGATGAACGGTGAGCTCAGACTTCTCTTTAGTAACAGCAGAACAACGGTTGAACTATGAACTATGACTACAACACTCACCCTTGTGTCAACCAGAGCGAGACCAAGTCCTTGTTCACCTCGCTCCAGCTCCAAGCTAAAAACCTCATCATTAATGTCATCTTCATGGTCAactgcctcttcttcttcttcttcttcttcttcttcttcttctttcaagtCGAAAAAAAACCTCTTGTCGCCGGGGCAGTCCGACTTCGAACGGTCTACTTCCAGTGCAGCGAGACATTCAAACACTAAACTGCCTTTGGAGAAAACACAAGAACACGCTCAGTTTTCTTTAACAGACAAACAATAATGGTGATGTAGCTCTGTGCCGTACCTTCGTCACTCGCGTCCACACTAGAGGACCAGGGAAGTGTCTCGCCGTCACCCTTCATCCATTTATCAACAGGATTGATGAG includes:
- the LOC117749070 gene encoding LOW QUALITY PROTEIN: sulfotransferase 2B1-like (The sequence of the model RefSeq protein was modified relative to this genomic sequence to represent the inferred CDS: substituted 1 base at 1 genomic stop codon), giving the protein MSPGSTGGFLVLLDCLRLSVLGLHLVVVWWRNLVCATFTRLQEIVVITAPKSGTTWTQEIVPLIVSGGDPASVEILPSWERVPWLEETQASALNLNLNLNMMPPSFFEVNPRVINVMRNPKDVFTSAFYYYGMAAHMVNPGQQSEFLHTFLEGKVVYGSWFDHVKSWLNAEDQGNVMHISYEEMILDLKITDRCLFKNMKRNKMSNYLTFLDKIMDQTKSEFLRKXIAGDWKNLLTPAEAEYFDTVYKDKLKDVKYTFVWKYN